A genomic window from Micromonospora ferruginea includes:
- a CDS encoding DUF397 domain-containing protein — protein sequence MDLSNAIWKKSTRSGTSGGDCVEVADNLPGVVLIRDTKDRDGGTLHVTPASWRAFVSLAKQFDPVP from the coding sequence ATGGACCTCAGTAACGCGATCTGGAAGAAGTCCACCCGCAGTGGAACGAGCGGCGGCGACTGCGTGGAGGTCGCCGACAACCTGCCGGGCGTGGTGCTGATCCGCGACACCAAGGACCGCGACGGCGGCACCCTCCACGTCACCCCGGCCTCCTGGCGCGCGTTCGTATCCCTGGCCAAGCAGTTCGACCCGGTCCCCTGA
- a CDS encoding helix-turn-helix domain-containing protein has protein sequence MGEPTAELIRAQIRRLRNAAGLNQEEFGRLVHYSASMVSAVETGGRPYDRLFLARADEVLNSGGLLVALLKMAERDGLPSWLRPWLEAERNARQLRCFHPTLIPALLQTANYARAVIRCDDLLSDAEMERRVTARMDRQDVLRQENPPQLVAVFDEGLLHRRDESFRGLLAQQIEHLVACAEHPHVSVHVLPLHVGLHIGMSGPFTLARGEEGGWVASMECQLTTSVIDGDADVATLLSRWEMIRSEALSRRQSLELLKEVVTSWT, from the coding sequence GTGGGAGAACCGACAGCGGAGTTGATCCGCGCACAGATCCGCCGGCTTCGGAATGCGGCAGGTCTGAATCAGGAGGAGTTCGGTCGGCTGGTCCACTACTCCGCCTCGATGGTGTCGGCCGTCGAGACCGGTGGTCGCCCGTACGACCGCCTCTTCCTGGCGCGCGCCGACGAGGTTCTGAACTCCGGCGGGCTGTTGGTGGCCCTGCTCAAGATGGCTGAGCGGGACGGTCTGCCGTCCTGGCTCAGACCGTGGCTGGAGGCGGAGCGCAACGCGCGACAGCTTCGGTGCTTCCATCCGACGCTGATCCCGGCTCTGCTCCAGACCGCGAACTACGCACGCGCGGTGATCCGTTGCGACGATCTGCTGAGCGACGCCGAAATGGAGCGCCGGGTGACGGCTCGGATGGATCGCCAGGACGTCCTGCGGCAAGAGAACCCACCACAGCTCGTGGCCGTGTTCGACGAAGGCCTGCTGCACCGGCGCGACGAGAGCTTCCGTGGCCTGCTGGCCCAGCAGATCGAGCACCTGGTGGCGTGTGCGGAGCATCCCCACGTCAGCGTCCACGTGCTTCCGCTGCATGTCGGGCTGCACATCGGCATGTCCGGTCCGTTCACCCTGGCCCGAGGCGAGGAGGGCGGCTGGGTCGCCAGCATGGAATGTCAGCTCACCACGAGTGTGATCGACGGCGACGCCGACGTGGCTACCCTTCTGTCGAGGTGGGAGATGATCCGGAGCGAAGCGTTGTCCCGCCGGCAGTCGCTCGAACTTCTGAAAGAGGTGGTGACGTCATGGACCTGA
- a CDS encoding DUF456 domain-containing protein yields MSLTDSQAVVSVVAALAILAGLAGVVVPGLPALPLCWGGVLVWALFGDAGAGRWAVLAAATVVAAGGTVVKYLWPGRNLKRTGVPTRSLLAGALLGVVGFFVIPVIGLPIGFVAGIWGAELLRLGSNKLAWPATVQALKAAGLSMLVEFMSGMVIAALWVAGLLFA; encoded by the coding sequence TTGAGTCTGACCGATTCGCAGGCCGTGGTGTCGGTGGTCGCCGCGCTCGCCATCCTGGCCGGGCTGGCCGGCGTGGTGGTGCCCGGCCTGCCGGCGCTGCCGCTGTGCTGGGGCGGGGTGCTGGTGTGGGCGCTGTTCGGCGACGCCGGCGCGGGCCGCTGGGCGGTGCTCGCCGCCGCCACCGTGGTCGCCGCCGGCGGCACCGTGGTCAAGTACCTCTGGCCGGGGCGGAACCTCAAGCGGACCGGCGTGCCCACCCGCTCGCTGCTGGCCGGCGCGCTGCTCGGCGTGGTCGGCTTCTTCGTGATCCCGGTGATCGGGCTGCCGATCGGTTTCGTCGCCGGGATCTGGGGCGCGGAGCTGCTGCGGCTGGGCAGCAACAAGCTGGCCTGGCCGGCCACCGTGCAGGCGCTCAAGGCGGCCGGCCTGTCCATGCTCGTCGAGTTCATGTCCGGCATGGTGATCGCCGCGCTCTGGGTGGCCGGCCTGCTGTTCGCCTGA
- a CDS encoding DUF397 domain-containing protein yields the protein MDLSDATWHKATRSGNTDCVEVADNLPGVVLIRDTKDRDGGTLHVTPASWRAFVSLAKQFDPVP from the coding sequence ATGGACCTGAGCGACGCGACCTGGCACAAGGCGACCCGCAGTGGTAACACCGACTGCGTGGAGGTCGCCGACAACCTGCCGGGCGTGGTGCTGATCCGCGACACCAAGGACCGCGACGGCGGCACCCTCCACGTCACCCCGGCCTCCTGGCGCGCGTTCGTATCCCTGGCCAAGCAGTTCGACCCGGTCCCCTGA
- a CDS encoding UbiA family prenyltransferase, whose product MVFRHPATHRRADRAWALVRLTRPWFWPLGWAAAYAGSVLATRDWLPTPAALPRSLAALVVLGPLVWAAVLAVNDRHDLPSDRRNPRKATAPLVTGLLTEADLVRCQVGATVAALALAVTAIGPAFALGTAVVLLLGWAYSAPPVRLKSRPGLDVAANALAVGVLAPLAGWSLHRPVTGYPVLVAALGLLLVAALYLPTTVLDADADRAAGDTTAAVRWGTRRCRRAGLTLWVAATGVWLVVCHLGVLVRRDSWTLQDLWAPVLILGYAVAVRRPSIARLAGVCLLFAVPAADFLTSWSAAGPG is encoded by the coding sequence ATGGTCTTCCGCCACCCCGCCACCCACCGGCGAGCGGACCGGGCGTGGGCGCTGGTCCGTCTCACCCGACCGTGGTTCTGGCCGCTCGGCTGGGCCGCCGCGTACGCCGGGTCGGTGCTCGCCACCCGCGACTGGCTGCCGACGCCGGCGGCGCTGCCGCGGTCGCTGGCCGCGCTGGTCGTGCTCGGCCCGCTGGTGTGGGCGGCCGTGCTGGCCGTCAACGACCGGCACGACCTGCCCAGCGACCGTCGCAACCCGCGCAAGGCGACCGCGCCGCTGGTCACCGGCCTGCTCACCGAGGCCGACCTGGTCCGCTGCCAGGTCGGTGCCACGGTGGCGGCGCTCGCGCTCGCGGTCACCGCGATCGGGCCGGCGTTCGCCCTGGGCACGGCCGTGGTGCTGCTGCTCGGGTGGGCCTACAGCGCCCCACCGGTACGCCTCAAGAGCCGCCCCGGTCTGGACGTCGCCGCCAACGCGCTCGCGGTCGGGGTGCTCGCGCCGCTGGCCGGGTGGTCCCTGCACCGGCCGGTCACCGGGTACCCGGTGCTCGTCGCGGCGCTGGGCCTGCTCCTGGTGGCCGCGCTCTACCTGCCGACCACCGTGCTGGACGCCGACGCGGACCGCGCGGCCGGGGACACCACGGCCGCGGTGCGCTGGGGTACGCGCCGGTGCCGGCGGGCCGGCCTGACGCTGTGGGTGGCCGCGACCGGGGTGTGGTTGGTCGTCTGTCACCTCGGCGTACTGGTGCGGCGGGACTCGTGGACCCTGCAGGACCTGTGGGCGCCGGTGCTGATCCTCGGCTACGCGGTCGCCGTGCGCCGGCCGTCCATCGCCCGTCTGGCCGGGGTCTGCCTGCTCTTCGCGGTGCCGGCGGCGGACTTCCTGACCTCGTGGAGCGCCGCCGGACCCGGGTGA
- a CDS encoding amino acid permease translates to MATTPAPTAEQPMDDDARRLAELGYKQELRRKWSGFSNFAISFSIISILAGCFTTFGQAWNNGGPVAISWGWPLISMFILIIGFCMAELVSAYPTAGGIYWWAATMGRPVHGWFTGWLNLIGLVAVTASVDYGCATFLNLTLSALFDGWAGTGQQTFGLFVVILALHGLINIYGHHVIDVLQNVSVWWHVAGATAVVLILVLVPDDHQSFRFVFTQRFDNSGFGDGGGLTFWFYVLPLGFLLTQYTITGFDACAHVSEETRGASKAAAQGLWRSIFYSAVGGWILLLAFLFAATDVEAIHEASGFSGAIFETALTPFFFKAVIIISTIGQFFCGMSCVTSMSRMAYAFSRDRAVPGWRLWSKVNRNGTPVNAIIGATLAGLVLTLPALYQREGIPIAFYAVVSVAVIGLYLSFIIPIFLRLRMGDRFVPGPWTLGRRYKLLGWIAVVEIAIISVYFVLPIVPAGVPGHPDFSWTAVNYAPLAVGGVLLGVAIWWYASARTWFTGPRRTVEDPTPPPPS, encoded by the coding sequence GTGGCCACGACGCCCGCGCCGACCGCCGAGCAGCCGATGGACGACGACGCCCGACGACTCGCCGAACTCGGCTACAAACAGGAGTTGCGCCGCAAGTGGAGCGGCTTCTCCAACTTCGCCATCTCGTTCTCCATCATCTCGATCCTGGCCGGCTGCTTCACCACGTTCGGCCAGGCGTGGAACAACGGCGGGCCGGTCGCGATCTCCTGGGGCTGGCCGCTGATCTCGATGTTCATCCTGATCATCGGGTTCTGCATGGCCGAGCTGGTCTCGGCGTACCCGACGGCGGGCGGGATCTACTGGTGGGCGGCCACGATGGGGCGGCCGGTGCACGGCTGGTTCACCGGGTGGCTCAACCTGATCGGGCTGGTCGCGGTGACCGCCTCGGTCGACTACGGCTGCGCCACGTTCCTCAACCTGACGCTGTCGGCGCTCTTCGACGGCTGGGCCGGCACCGGGCAGCAGACGTTCGGGCTGTTCGTGGTGATCCTCGCGCTGCACGGCCTGATCAACATCTACGGGCACCACGTCATCGACGTACTCCAGAACGTCTCGGTCTGGTGGCACGTGGCCGGCGCGACGGCGGTGGTGCTGATCCTGGTCCTGGTCCCGGACGACCACCAGAGCTTCCGGTTCGTGTTCACCCAACGGTTCGACAACTCCGGATTCGGTGACGGCGGCGGGTTGACGTTCTGGTTCTACGTGCTGCCGTTGGGCTTCCTGCTCACCCAGTACACGATCACCGGCTTCGACGCCTGCGCGCACGTCTCCGAGGAGACCCGCGGCGCGTCCAAGGCCGCCGCGCAGGGGCTGTGGCGGTCGATCTTCTATTCCGCCGTGGGCGGCTGGATCCTGCTGCTCGCGTTCCTGTTCGCGGCCACCGACGTGGAGGCGATCCACGAGGCGAGCGGGTTCTCCGGTGCGATCTTCGAGACCGCGCTGACCCCGTTCTTCTTCAAGGCGGTCATCATCATCTCCACCATCGGGCAGTTCTTCTGCGGGATGAGCTGCGTGACCTCGATGTCGCGGATGGCGTACGCGTTCAGCCGGGACCGGGCGGTGCCCGGCTGGCGGCTCTGGTCGAAGGTCAACCGCAACGGCACGCCGGTCAACGCCATCATCGGCGCCACGCTGGCCGGGCTGGTGCTCACCCTGCCCGCGCTCTACCAGCGCGAGGGCATCCCGATCGCGTTCTACGCGGTGGTGTCGGTGGCGGTGATCGGGCTCTACCTGTCGTTCATCATCCCGATCTTCCTACGGCTGCGGATGGGCGACCGGTTCGTGCCCGGCCCGTGGACGCTCGGCCGGCGCTACAAGCTGCTCGGCTGGATCGCGGTGGTGGAGATCGCGATCATCTCGGTCTACTTCGTGCTGCCGATCGTGCCCGCCGGCGTGCCGGGCCACCCCGACTTCTCCTGGACCGCGGTGAACTATGCCCCACTGGCCGTCGGTGGTGTGCTGCTCGGCGTCGCGATCTGGTGGTACGCCTCGGCCCGCACGTGGTTCACCGGCCCCCGCCGCACCGTCGAGGACCCCACCCCACCCCCACCCTCCTGA
- a CDS encoding SAM-dependent methyltransferase, with protein sequence MQTPDGLPAEIDLTRPSAARVYDYFLGGAHNFEIDRQLAEQIAAMTPNLAATMRSGREFLRRAVRVLLDAGIDQFLDIGSGIPTVGNVHEVAQAANARARIVYVDIDPVAVAHSHELLAGNEHATAILADLREPKLILDQARASGLIDFDRPLGILLAGVVHFIPDADRPADVLATLRAAAAPGSFLVISHSTFEDQPQEMLDAQRLSARTATEITLRSRADITGFFGDWTILEPGVVHMPLWRPDSPSDVDEHPERFGAFGGVARHDRAAG encoded by the coding sequence ATGCAGACGCCGGACGGACTTCCCGCCGAGATCGACCTGACCCGGCCCAGCGCCGCCCGGGTCTACGACTACTTCCTCGGCGGGGCGCACAACTTCGAGATCGACCGGCAGCTCGCCGAGCAGATCGCGGCCATGACACCGAACCTGGCCGCCACCATGCGCTCCGGGCGGGAGTTCCTACGCCGGGCCGTCCGGGTGCTGCTCGACGCCGGCATCGACCAGTTCCTCGACATCGGCTCCGGCATCCCCACCGTCGGCAACGTGCACGAGGTCGCCCAGGCCGCGAACGCCCGGGCCCGGATCGTCTACGTCGACATCGACCCGGTCGCGGTGGCGCACAGCCACGAGCTGCTGGCCGGCAACGAGCACGCCACCGCGATCCTGGCCGACCTGCGGGAGCCGAAGCTGATCCTGGACCAGGCCCGGGCCAGCGGCCTGATCGACTTCGACCGGCCGCTGGGCATCCTGCTCGCCGGCGTGGTGCACTTCATCCCGGACGCCGACCGGCCGGCCGACGTCCTGGCCACCCTGCGGGCCGCCGCCGCGCCGGGCAGCTTCCTGGTGATCTCGCACTCCACGTTCGAGGACCAGCCGCAGGAGATGCTCGACGCGCAGCGGCTGTCGGCGCGCACCGCCACCGAGATCACGCTCCGCTCGCGGGCCGACATCACCGGCTTCTTCGGCGACTGGACGATCCTCGAACCGGGCGTGGTGCACATGCCGCTGTGGCGGCCCGACTCGCCGTCCGACGTGGACGAGCACCCGGAACGCTTCGGGGCGTTCGGCGGCGTCGCCCGGCACGACCGCGCCGCCGGGTGA
- the pcaF gene encoding 3-oxoadipyl-CoA thiolase has product MTVAYLVAGVRTPIGRYAGALAGVRPDDLAAHVVRELVARHPSVDWARTDDVILGCANQAGEDNRNVARMAALLGGLPAEVPGTTVNRLCGSGLDALAAAARAIVAGDADLVVAGGVESMSRAPFVMPKATTPFARTAEVYDTTIGWRLVNPLMKRGWGIDSMPETAENVAAEFGVDRAAQDEYAYRSQQRAAKAQADGRLAEEIVGVTVPAGRRETKLVEVDEHPRETSLEKLAALPTPFREGGTVTAGNSSGVNDGAVALLVASAAAVDRYGLTPLARVRGAAAAGVPPRIMGIGPVPATRKLLDRHGLALADVDVVELNEAFAAQSVAVLRELGLPVDAEHVNPNGGAIALGHPLGASGARLALTAALELRRRGGRRALATMCVGVGQGISLLLESAG; this is encoded by the coding sequence ATGACCGTGGCCTACCTCGTTGCCGGAGTCCGCACCCCGATCGGCCGGTACGCCGGCGCCCTCGCCGGGGTCCGCCCCGACGACCTGGCCGCGCACGTGGTCCGGGAGTTGGTGGCGCGCCACCCGTCGGTCGACTGGGCCCGAACCGACGACGTCATCCTCGGCTGCGCCAACCAGGCCGGTGAGGACAACCGCAACGTGGCCCGGATGGCCGCCCTGCTCGGCGGGCTGCCGGCGGAGGTGCCGGGCACCACCGTCAACCGGCTCTGCGGCTCCGGCCTGGACGCGCTCGCCGCCGCCGCCCGCGCGATCGTGGCCGGCGACGCCGACCTGGTGGTGGCCGGCGGCGTGGAGAGCATGAGCCGGGCGCCGTTCGTCATGCCGAAGGCGACCACGCCGTTCGCCCGCACCGCCGAGGTCTACGACACCACCATCGGCTGGCGGCTGGTGAACCCGCTGATGAAGCGCGGCTGGGGGATCGACTCGATGCCGGAGACGGCGGAGAACGTGGCCGCCGAGTTCGGCGTGGACCGCGCCGCGCAGGACGAGTACGCGTACCGCTCGCAGCAGCGGGCCGCCAAGGCGCAGGCCGACGGCCGGCTGGCCGAGGAGATCGTCGGCGTGACCGTGCCGGCCGGCCGGCGGGAGACGAAGCTGGTCGAGGTCGACGAGCACCCCCGCGAGACGTCGCTGGAGAAGCTGGCCGCCCTGCCCACCCCGTTCCGCGAGGGCGGGACGGTGACGGCCGGCAACTCCTCCGGCGTCAACGACGGCGCGGTGGCGCTGCTGGTCGCCTCCGCGGCCGCCGTCGACCGCTACGGCCTCACCCCGCTGGCCCGGGTACGCGGCGCGGCGGCGGCCGGCGTCCCGCCACGGATCATGGGGATCGGGCCGGTGCCGGCCACCCGGAAGCTGCTCGACCGCCACGGCCTCGCGCTGGCCGACGTCGACGTGGTCGAGCTGAACGAGGCGTTCGCCGCGCAGTCCGTGGCGGTGCTGCGCGAGCTGGGCCTGCCGGTGGACGCCGAGCACGTCAACCCGAACGGCGGGGCGATCGCGCTGGGTCACCCGCTCGGCGCCAGCGGCGCCCGGCTGGCGCTGACCGCCGCGCTGGAGCTGCGTCGCCGGGGCGGCCGGCGGGCGCTCGCCACCATGTGCGTGGGCGTCGGGCAGGGCATCTCGCTGCTGCTGGAGTCCGCCGGCTGA
- a CDS encoding putative bifunctional diguanylate cyclase/phosphodiesterase, which produces MRAPQTDGGDFSRPGAVTYAGEWARAVRRIGFVPMSAAETERLLVPLTERLARALLAPAFSAGPAEEVGRALVQAHLTEPGVLDWSVQALGDRFLPWVLPARPEGPELRERVALVQGAFAAGFTRALRDRVFAQQERIARSAWQARDTVEQALRDSEARFRAVFTGAAIGIGIAGVDGQIIEVNQSFADMLGYTVAEMRRMNVSALAHADDAAGMWEVYQELIEGKRDSARVEKRYYRKDGSVVWTDLAVSLIRYDDGRPRFTVAMIEDITERYELQQRLRFQALHDPLTGLPNRTLFFEKLGDVFDAADPEQRVGLCFIDLDGFKAVNDSLGHDLGDRLLQVIARRLSDCVAGRGHVVARMGGDEFVILVDSGGGLDDAVEVAELALAAVSAPMQVADQQLAVSASIGIVDCPAAETSVGELMKAADTTLYWAKAEGRGRWAVYDPERSAADIARSALAANLPAALDRGEFVLHYQPIVSLLDGSMVAVEALVRWQHPELGLLGPDRFIGLAEETGLIVRLGAWVLRQACRDTESWRRAHPDTTPVVSVNLAARQADDPAIVETVAEALQHTGLPAELLQLELTESAVMGSAGEPLRALHQLAGLGLRLAIDDFGTGYSNLAYLRRLPIHCVKLAGPFVEGIRGDGGDEVADHRDERIVDALVRLAHALELSVTAEAVETEVQAERLRALRCDTGQGRLFGAPMPADAIRARLAE; this is translated from the coding sequence GTGCGTGCCCCGCAGACCGACGGGGGTGACTTCAGCCGGCCCGGCGCGGTGACGTACGCCGGGGAGTGGGCCCGGGCGGTGCGGCGGATCGGGTTCGTGCCGATGAGCGCCGCCGAGACCGAGCGCCTGCTGGTGCCGCTCACCGAGCGACTGGCCCGGGCCCTGCTGGCGCCCGCGTTCTCCGCCGGCCCGGCGGAGGAGGTGGGGCGTGCCCTGGTGCAGGCGCACCTGACCGAGCCCGGCGTGCTCGACTGGTCGGTGCAGGCGCTCGGCGACCGGTTCCTGCCCTGGGTGCTGCCGGCCCGGCCGGAGGGCCCGGAGCTGCGCGAACGCGTCGCCCTGGTGCAGGGCGCGTTCGCGGCCGGGTTCACCCGGGCGCTGCGCGACCGGGTGTTCGCCCAGCAGGAGCGGATCGCCCGGTCGGCCTGGCAGGCCCGGGACACCGTCGAGCAGGCGTTGCGGGACAGTGAGGCGCGCTTCCGGGCGGTCTTCACCGGCGCGGCCATCGGCATCGGCATCGCCGGCGTGGACGGGCAGATCATCGAGGTCAACCAGTCCTTCGCCGACATGCTCGGCTACACCGTCGCCGAGATGCGCCGGATGAACGTGTCGGCGCTGGCCCACGCCGACGACGCGGCCGGCATGTGGGAGGTCTACCAGGAGCTGATCGAGGGCAAGCGGGACAGCGCCCGGGTGGAGAAGCGTTACTACCGCAAGGACGGCAGCGTCGTCTGGACCGACCTGGCCGTCTCGCTGATCCGGTACGACGACGGCCGGCCCCGGTTCACCGTGGCCATGATCGAGGACATCACCGAGCGGTACGAGCTTCAGCAGCGGCTGCGCTTCCAGGCGCTGCACGACCCGCTGACCGGCCTGCCCAACCGGACGCTGTTCTTCGAGAAGCTCGGTGACGTCTTCGACGCGGCCGACCCGGAGCAGCGCGTCGGGCTCTGCTTCATCGACCTGGACGGGTTCAAGGCGGTCAACGACAGCCTCGGGCACGATCTGGGCGACCGGCTGCTCCAGGTGATCGCCCGCCGGCTCAGCGACTGCGTGGCCGGGCGCGGGCACGTGGTGGCCCGGATGGGCGGCGACGAGTTCGTCATCCTGGTCGACTCCGGCGGCGGCCTCGACGACGCGGTGGAGGTGGCCGAGCTGGCCCTGGCCGCGGTCTCCGCCCCGATGCAGGTCGCCGACCAGCAGCTCGCGGTCTCGGCCAGCATCGGCATCGTGGACTGCCCGGCGGCGGAGACCAGCGTCGGCGAGCTGATGAAGGCGGCCGACACCACGCTCTACTGGGCCAAGGCGGAGGGGCGGGGCCGCTGGGCGGTGTACGACCCGGAGCGCAGTGCCGCCGACATCGCCCGCTCCGCGCTCGCCGCCAACCTGCCCGCCGCGCTGGACCGGGGCGAGTTCGTGCTGCACTACCAGCCGATCGTCTCGCTGCTGGACGGCAGCATGGTGGCGGTGGAGGCGCTGGTCCGCTGGCAGCACCCGGAGCTGGGCCTGCTCGGGCCGGACCGGTTCATCGGCCTGGCCGAGGAGACCGGCCTGATCGTGCGGCTCGGCGCCTGGGTGCTGCGTCAGGCGTGCCGGGACACCGAGTCGTGGCGGCGGGCCCACCCGGACACCACGCCCGTGGTGAGCGTGAACCTGGCCGCCCGGCAGGCCGACGACCCGGCGATCGTGGAGACCGTGGCCGAGGCGTTGCAGCACACCGGCCTTCCCGCCGAGCTGCTGCAACTGGAGTTGACCGAGAGCGCGGTGATGGGCAGCGCGGGCGAGCCGTTGCGCGCCCTGCACCAGCTCGCCGGCCTCGGGCTGCGGCTGGCCATCGACGACTTCGGCACCGGCTACTCCAACCTGGCGTACCTGCGCCGGTTGCCGATCCACTGCGTGAAGCTGGCCGGCCCGTTCGTGGAGGGGATCCGGGGTGACGGCGGGGACGAGGTCGCCGACCACCGCGACGAGCGGATCGTGGACGCGCTGGTCCGGCTGGCGCACGCGCTGGAGTTGTCGGTGACGGCCGAGGCGGTGGAGACCGAGGTGCAGGCCGAGCGGCTGCGCGCGCTGCGGTGCGACACCGGCCAGGGCCGCCTGTTCGGCGCCCCGATGCCCGCCGACGCCATCCGCGCCCGCCTGGCGGAGTAA